A single Bifidobacterium asteroides DNA region contains:
- a CDS encoding very short patch repair endonuclease gives MVSKKTPSRFQPGTRSYTMSRIRGTETSIERQVRSYLFSRGLRFRKNDKRYPGHPDVVLPKWRAMVFVNGCFWHMHQGCAKFSLPKSNVEYWTTKLTRNRLRDQEQGEKLKAMGWRVFTVWECQLDTRHAEETLKKLYEAITADDHPNEGVKDE, from the coding sequence ATGGTTTCGAAAAAGACACCCAGCAGATTCCAGCCCGGCACACGCAGCTACACCATGTCCCGAATCAGGGGCACGGAGACATCAATAGAACGACAGGTCCGGTCCTACCTCTTCTCGCGCGGTCTGCGGTTTCGCAAGAACGACAAGAGGTATCCGGGCCATCCTGATGTGGTACTGCCCAAGTGGCGGGCCATGGTATTCGTCAATGGCTGTTTCTGGCACATGCATCAGGGCTGTGCCAAATTCTCACTTCCCAAATCCAATGTGGAATATTGGACCACAAAGCTGACAAGGAACCGTCTGCGGGATCAGGAACAGGGCGAAAAACTGAAAGCCATGGGTTGGCGGGTTTTCACAGTCTGGGAGTGCCAGCTGGACACCCGACATGCCGAGGAAACCCTGAAGAAATTGTATGAGGCCATCACAGCAGATGACCATCCAAACGAAGGAGTCAAGGATGAGTAG
- a CDS encoding peptidylprolyl isomerase yields MSTVIMHTSEGDIRLDLFDDQAPETVANFLDLAAGRKNWTDPETGQKRQDPFYDGLTFHRIIKDFMIQGGCPLGTGTGGPGYEFDDEIDPSLTFEEPYKLAMANAGLRRDPATGKTHGTNGSQFFITTVPTPWLNGHHTIFGQVADEDSRKVVDKLDAVATDSNDRPLEPVFINSVEVL; encoded by the coding sequence ATGAGCACAGTTATCATGCATACCTCGGAGGGCGATATTCGCCTGGACCTCTTTGACGATCAGGCCCCTGAAACCGTAGCCAACTTCCTGGATCTGGCCGCAGGCCGCAAAAACTGGACCGACCCCGAGACGGGCCAGAAGCGTCAGGATCCCTTCTATGACGGCCTGACCTTCCACCGGATCATCAAGGACTTCATGATCCAGGGCGGCTGCCCGCTGGGCACGGGCACGGGCGGCCCAGGCTACGAGTTCGATGACGAGATCGATCCCTCTCTGACCTTTGAGGAACCCTACAAGCTGGCCATGGCCAATGCAGGGCTGCGCCGGGATCCGGCCACAGGAAAGACCCACGGCACCAACGGATCACAGTTCTTCATCACCACCGTGCCCACCCCCTGGCTCAACGGGCATCACACCATCTTCGGCCAAGTGGCTGATGAGGATTCCCGGAAGGTAGTCGACAAGCTGGACGCCGTAGCCACCGATTCGAACGACCGTCCCCTTGAGCCGGTCTTCATCAACAGCGTCGAAGTCCTCTGA
- a CDS encoding YccF domain-containing protein has translation MRLIGNICWLLLGGLAIALAWALIGILLCLTVVGIPFGLQAFKMARLTLTPFGRQVIYGGGLGSWLANLLWIILGGWWLALAYLVAGLVTMLTVVGIPFGLQAFKMARLALMPFGSSV, from the coding sequence ATGCGCCTGATCGGCAACATCTGCTGGCTGCTGCTGGGAGGACTGGCCATTGCCCTGGCATGGGCCCTGATAGGCATCCTGCTCTGCCTGACCGTGGTGGGCATCCCCTTCGGTCTGCAGGCCTTCAAGATGGCCAGACTGACTTTGACCCCCTTTGGCCGACAGGTCATCTATGGCGGCGGGCTGGGATCATGGCTGGCCAATCTGCTCTGGATCATTCTGGGCGGCTGGTGGCTGGCCCTGGCCTATCTGGTGGCCGGACTGGTCACCATGTTGACCGTGGTGGGCATCCCCTTCGGTCTGCAGGCCTTCAAGATGGCCCGCCTGGCCCTGATGCCCTTCGGATCCTCAGTGTGA
- a CDS encoding TetR/AcrR family transcriptional regulator → MPRIRESTLQEHRAKTLDQIIAAAEAILRTGGRGQLTMAEVARRANLARNSLYRYARDADQLCDMVMERHLPDWGRALDQSLGKAEDPRRTIEVWTRTNLEQAGLHGHGWLMNLYAEQHDEQLRQALIYGNPSNSHEPAPGSDQSTGRQVKALLDFHRQVNQPLIQAWTALRPADPAMGVEVTRGIVQSGMRLIDALDQELAPEQRQKRLTIIIEKVTACAKAVTATLTEGSTCA, encoded by the coding sequence ATGCCCAGGATCCGCGAATCCACACTCCAGGAGCACCGCGCCAAGACCTTGGACCAGATCATCGCCGCCGCCGAGGCCATCCTGCGCACTGGCGGGCGAGGCCAACTGACCATGGCCGAGGTGGCCCGGCGCGCCAATCTTGCCCGGAACTCCCTCTACCGCTACGCCCGGGACGCCGACCAGCTCTGCGACATGGTCATGGAACGGCACCTGCCCGACTGGGGCCGTGCCCTGGACCAATCCCTGGGCAAGGCAGAAGACCCGCGCCGGACGATCGAGGTCTGGACCCGCACCAATCTGGAGCAGGCCGGACTGCACGGACACGGCTGGCTGATGAACCTCTACGCCGAGCAGCACGACGAGCAGCTACGCCAGGCCCTGATCTATGGCAACCCTTCGAATTCCCATGAGCCCGCCCCAGGGAGCGACCAGTCCACAGGCCGGCAGGTCAAAGCCCTGCTGGACTTCCACCGACAGGTCAACCAGCCGCTGATCCAGGCATGGACGGCCCTGCGCCCAGCAGATCCGGCCATGGGCGTGGAGGTGACGCGAGGCATCGTCCAATCAGGCATGCGGCTGATTGATGCCCTGGACCAGGAGCTCGCCCCCGAGCAGCGGCAGAAACGACTGACTATCATCATCGAGAAGGTGACCGCCTGCGCCAAGGCCGTCACCGCCACCCTGACGGAAGGATCCACATGCGCCTGA
- a CDS encoding MFS transporter, with translation MTGSASTDVKMGIQKNRQESQEAAPPWRALWVLALGLAMIVLDSSIVNVSIPSIIAAIHINLAQAQWVTALYSIVLAALLLPSGRLGDMIGRKRILQVGTVIFVLGSVFAASASSGSMLLLARLVQGIGGSLVMPSTLSTVSATFRGRHRATAFGIWGAVMSSAAAVGPFLGGVFTSTIGWRWIFLVNLPLGLIVLLTSAVFVPETKSAPRRTGDRWGMLADWKGILLSALGSALVVFALIEGQTYGWWRPRAALDLGPLHWSASAPLSPVPVSLLLGLALLAAFALTELARAHRGRMVILDVSMFAIGTFGWGNLTAAIVNAGQFAVMFILPLYLINARGLSPLGAGSILGVMALGSVVSGGLARVVSARLGAGGTVQTGLLMEIVGVALSILLMRGSVPVWPMTLTLIIYGAGLGFASAQLTSLVLSGVPVAQSGQASATQSTIRQWGTALGAAVSGSALSLALSLVLPRHLTALKGISAQMADGLVRSVQSSAGNAIVGLRAQGTRGRLGALGPQVTNALTEGFTQGAQWAMGFAVLLLLVGLAASVLVRRAARKAGADKV, from the coding sequence ATGACCGGATCGGCAAGTACGGACGTGAAGATGGGCATCCAGAAGAACCGTCAAGAGTCTCAGGAGGCAGCACCGCCCTGGCGTGCCCTCTGGGTGCTGGCCCTGGGTCTGGCCATGATTGTGCTGGATTCGTCCATCGTCAACGTCTCCATCCCCTCCATCATCGCTGCCATCCACATCAACCTGGCTCAGGCCCAGTGGGTGACCGCCCTCTACAGCATCGTCCTGGCGGCCCTGCTCCTGCCTTCCGGTCGACTGGGGGACATGATCGGACGCAAGCGGATCCTGCAGGTGGGCACGGTCATCTTTGTGCTGGGTTCCGTCTTCGCCGCATCGGCCTCCTCCGGCTCAATGCTGCTTCTGGCCAGGCTTGTTCAGGGAATCGGTGGTTCCCTGGTCATGCCATCCACCCTGTCTACCGTGTCCGCCACCTTCCGGGGTCGTCACCGGGCTACTGCATTCGGCATCTGGGGGGCCGTCATGTCCTCTGCTGCGGCGGTCGGCCCCTTCCTGGGCGGGGTCTTCACCAGCACCATCGGATGGCGGTGGATTTTCCTGGTCAATCTGCCCCTGGGCCTGATCGTCCTCCTGACTAGCGCAGTCTTTGTGCCCGAGACCAAGTCAGCGCCCCGGCGGACCGGCGACCGGTGGGGGATGCTTGCCGATTGGAAGGGCATACTCCTTTCGGCCCTGGGGTCGGCTCTGGTCGTCTTTGCGCTGATCGAGGGGCAGACCTACGGCTGGTGGCGCCCCCGCGCTGCACTCGATTTGGGCCCTCTGCACTGGTCCGCATCGGCACCCCTGTCGCCGGTCCCGGTCAGTCTGCTCCTGGGGTTGGCCCTGCTGGCCGCCTTTGCGCTGACCGAGCTGGCCAGGGCGCACAGGGGCAGGATGGTCATCCTGGACGTTTCCATGTTCGCCATCGGCACTTTCGGCTGGGGCAACCTGACGGCCGCCATCGTCAACGCTGGTCAGTTCGCAGTCATGTTCATCCTGCCCCTCTATCTGATCAACGCCAGAGGCCTGAGTCCACTGGGGGCCGGATCCATCCTGGGCGTCATGGCTCTGGGGTCAGTTGTTTCGGGCGGTCTGGCCCGGGTGGTCTCAGCCCGTCTGGGGGCCGGCGGCACGGTGCAGACGGGCCTGCTGATGGAGATCGTCGGCGTGGCCCTGTCCATTCTGCTCATGCGCGGGTCGGTGCCGGTCTGGCCCATGACCCTGACTCTGATCATCTACGGTGCCGGCCTGGGCTTTGCCTCGGCACAGCTGACCAGCCTGGTGCTCTCCGGTGTTCCGGTGGCCCAGTCAGGCCAGGCTTCGGCCACCCAGTCCACCATTCGTCAGTGGGGGACTGCCCTGGGTGCTGCAGTCTCCGGTTCCGCACTCTCCCTGGCTCTGAGCCTGGTGCTGCCAAGGCATCTGACGGCGCTCAAGGGGATCTCGGCGCAGATGGCCGATGGCCTGGTCAGATCCGTTCAGTCCTCTGCCGGGAATGCCATCGTCGGCCTGCGCGCCCAGGGCACACGGGGTCGGCTTGGAGCCCTGGGTCCTCAGGTGACCAATGCCCTGACCGAGGGATTCACCCAGGGCGCCCAGTGGGCCATGGGCTTTGCAGTCCTGCTGCTTCTCGTGGGACTGGCTGCCTCGGTGCTGGTGCGTCGGGCCGCCCGCAAGGCTGGAGCCGACAAGGTCTGA
- a CDS encoding NAD+ synthase — protein sequence MGMGIQDEQPQRDGDLLVALAQIDTCVGDLDGNADIIMDYSRKAAGQGATLVVFPEMSLTGYPIEDLAFRASFRRAAWSRADRLARQLEEQGLGNLYVIVGTVGTDTDQDRPRNRLVVLHQGRVEAGYDKHFLPNYGVFDEYRIFTPGDRTVVLEVQGHRIGLAICEDIWQEGDPISDLAGRDIDLLVTINGSPFEEGKGHVRYELATRRAKQVGAPLLYLNQVGGQDDLVFDGGSFVVDQDGTLLERSPRFVQDLSTWTLPARGERPMPSKSCMAEEMPGDEEVYRACVLGLQDYMAKNHFTGVCLGLSGGIDSALVATMAADACGGEHVRGISMPSRYSSEGSRDDAADLAQRLGVRYVVQAIGPEFNAFQGQLHLEGVAEENLQARIRGVIVMAYANAEGLLALATGNKSELACGYSTIYGDAVGGYAPIKDLLKTRVWQLARWRNAQAQARGEREPIPVNSIVKPPSAELRQGQKDSDSLPDYSLLDKVLEAYIEHAHGRADLLADGFDPDTVDTVMRLVDRAEWKRRQYPLGPKVTSLAFGRDRRLPVTNAFRE from the coding sequence ATGGGTATGGGCATACAAGACGAACAGCCGCAGCGGGATGGCGATCTGCTGGTGGCTCTGGCTCAGATCGACACCTGTGTGGGCGATCTTGACGGCAACGCTGACATTATTATGGACTACTCCCGAAAGGCGGCGGGGCAGGGGGCGACCCTGGTGGTCTTTCCCGAGATGAGCCTGACCGGCTACCCAATCGAGGACCTGGCATTCCGCGCCAGCTTCCGTCGGGCCGCCTGGTCTCGGGCCGACCGTCTGGCCAGGCAGCTGGAGGAGCAGGGTCTGGGCAATCTGTATGTGATTGTGGGGACTGTGGGCACCGATACGGATCAGGATCGACCCCGCAACCGGCTGGTGGTTCTGCACCAGGGTCGGGTCGAGGCCGGCTACGACAAGCACTTCCTGCCCAACTACGGGGTCTTTGACGAGTACAGGATTTTTACTCCGGGGGACAGAACCGTGGTCCTGGAGGTGCAGGGGCACCGGATAGGGCTGGCCATCTGCGAGGACATCTGGCAGGAGGGCGACCCCATCAGCGACCTGGCTGGACGGGACATCGATCTCTTGGTGACCATCAATGGCTCCCCCTTCGAGGAGGGCAAGGGGCATGTCCGCTACGAGCTGGCGACTCGCCGGGCCAAACAGGTCGGCGCGCCTCTGCTCTACCTGAACCAGGTGGGCGGGCAGGACGATCTGGTCTTCGACGGCGGCAGCTTTGTGGTGGACCAGGATGGCACCCTGCTGGAGCGCTCGCCCAGGTTCGTCCAGGATCTGTCCACGTGGACCTTGCCTGCACGAGGGGAGCGCCCAATGCCCAGCAAGTCATGCATGGCCGAAGAGATGCCTGGAGACGAGGAGGTCTATCGGGCCTGCGTGCTGGGGCTACAAGACTATATGGCCAAGAATCACTTCACTGGCGTCTGCCTGGGGCTCTCAGGCGGGATCGACTCGGCCCTGGTGGCCACCATGGCCGCCGATGCCTGCGGGGGGGAGCACGTGCGCGGCATTTCCATGCCCAGCCGCTATTCCTCGGAAGGCTCCCGGGATGATGCCGCCGACCTGGCCCAGCGTCTGGGCGTGCGTTACGTGGTCCAAGCCATAGGCCCGGAATTCAATGCCTTCCAAGGGCAGCTGCATCTGGAAGGGGTGGCTGAAGAGAACCTGCAGGCCCGGATACGCGGCGTCATCGTCATGGCTTACGCCAATGCCGAGGGGCTTCTGGCCCTAGCCACAGGCAACAAGTCCGAGCTGGCCTGCGGTTACTCAACTATTTATGGCGATGCGGTCGGAGGCTACGCGCCCATCAAGGATCTGCTCAAGACCCGGGTCTGGCAGCTGGCCCGCTGGCGCAACGCCCAGGCCCAGGCACGGGGCGAACGTGAGCCCATTCCGGTCAATTCCATCGTCAAGCCACCCTCGGCCGAGCTGCGCCAAGGGCAGAAGGACTCTGATTCCCTGCCCGACTACAGCCTGCTTGACAAGGTTCTCGAGGCATACATCGAGCATGCGCATGGTCGGGCCGACCTTCTGGCAGATGGCTTCGATCCCGACACGGTCGACACGGTCATGCGGCTGGTGGATCGGGCCGAGTGGAAGCGGCGTCAGTACCCGCTGGGGCCCAAGGTCACCTCCCTGGCCTTCGGCCGGGACCGTCGGCTGCCTGTCACCAACGCCTTCAGGGAATGA
- the pflB gene encoding formate C-acetyltransferase, which translates to MTAVETNTVSPAELQAKAWKGFKGEDWKKDIDVRDFIQKNYTPYTGDESFLAPATEKTKFLWNYLDDNFLAVERKQRVYDVDTHTPAGIDAFPAGYIDGKPAGETQDDVIVGIQTDVPCKRAMMPYGGWRMVEQALKEAGKEPDPEVKKIFTRYRKTHNDGVFDVYTKRIKLARHNKILTGLPDAYGRGRIIGDYRRVALYGIDELIARKKADKDSIPYRNDFTEEEIEHWIRFREEHAEQIKALKQLLNLGKEYGLDLSRPAMNAKEAVQWTYMAYLASVKSQDGAAMSIGRLSAFFDVYFERDLAAGLIDETDAQEIIDNIVMKLRIVRFLRTKDYDNIFSGDPYWATWSDAGFGDDGRPMVTKTSFRLLATLTLEHLGPGPEPNITIFWDPKLPEGYKRFCARISIDTSAIQYESDKDIRAHWGDDAAIACCVSPMRVGKQMQFFGARVNSAKALLYAMNGGRDEMTGMQVIDKDVIKPVTPKEDGSLDFQEVKDNYEKALEWLSETYVEALNIIHYMHDKYDYESIEMALHDKEVYRTLGCGMSGLSIAADSLSAIKYAKVYPIYNKDAKGTPEYVEGADDDLIVNYKTVGEFPIYGNDDDRADDLAKWTVSTVMGQIKRLPVYRGAVPTQSILTITSNVEYGKNTGSFPSGHKKGTPYAPGANPENGMDSHGMLPSMFSVGKIDYDDALDGISLTNTITPDGLGRDEDERINNLVGILDAGNGHGLYHANINVLRKEQLEDAVEHPEKYPHLTVRVSGYAVNFVKLTREQQLDVISRTFHQGAVTD; encoded by the coding sequence ATGACAGCAGTTGAGACCAACACCGTCTCTCCCGCAGAGCTGCAAGCCAAGGCTTGGAAGGGCTTCAAGGGCGAGGACTGGAAGAAAGACATCGACGTTCGCGACTTCATTCAAAAGAACTACACTCCGTACACCGGTGACGAATCCTTCCTGGCACCGGCCACAGAGAAGACCAAGTTCCTGTGGAACTACCTGGATGACAATTTCCTCGCCGTGGAGCGCAAGCAGCGCGTCTACGACGTGGACACCCACACTCCGGCGGGCATTGACGCCTTCCCGGCCGGATACATCGACGGCAAGCCTGCCGGCGAGACTCAGGATGACGTGATTGTCGGCATACAGACCGACGTGCCCTGCAAGCGTGCGATGATGCCCTACGGCGGCTGGCGCATGGTTGAGCAGGCCCTCAAGGAGGCCGGCAAGGAGCCCGACCCCGAGGTCAAGAAGATCTTCACCCGGTATCGCAAGACCCACAACGATGGCGTCTTCGACGTTTACACCAAGAGGATCAAGCTGGCCCGCCACAACAAGATTCTGACCGGTCTGCCCGATGCTTACGGCCGTGGCCGCATCATTGGCGACTACCGTCGTGTGGCCCTCTACGGCATTGACGAGCTGATTGCCCGCAAGAAGGCCGACAAGGATTCGATTCCTTACCGCAACGACTTCACCGAGGAAGAGATCGAGCACTGGATCCGCTTCCGCGAGGAGCACGCCGAGCAGATCAAGGCTCTGAAGCAGCTGCTGAACCTGGGCAAGGAGTACGGCCTGGATCTGAGCCGTCCTGCCATGAACGCCAAGGAAGCTGTCCAGTGGACCTACATGGCCTACCTGGCCTCGGTCAAGAGCCAGGACGGCGCCGCAATGTCCATCGGCCGTCTGTCCGCATTCTTCGACGTCTACTTCGAGCGTGATCTGGCCGCTGGCCTGATCGACGAGACCGATGCCCAGGAGATCATCGACAACATCGTGATGAAGCTGCGCATCGTGCGCTTCCTGCGGACCAAGGACTACGACAACATCTTCTCGGGCGACCCCTACTGGGCCACCTGGTCCGACGCTGGCTTCGGCGATGACGGCAGGCCCATGGTCACCAAGACCTCCTTCCGTCTGCTGGCAACCCTGACCCTGGAGCACCTTGGACCCGGCCCCGAGCCCAACATCACCATCTTCTGGGATCCGAAGCTGCCTGAGGGCTACAAGCGCTTCTGCGCCCGTATCTCCATCGACACCTCCGCCATCCAGTACGAGTCCGACAAGGACATTCGCGCCCACTGGGGCGATGACGCTGCCATCGCCTGCTGCGTTTCCCCCATGAGGGTCGGCAAGCAGATGCAGTTCTTCGGCGCTCGCGTCAACTCCGCCAAGGCCCTGCTCTACGCCATGAACGGCGGCCGTGACGAGATGACCGGCATGCAGGTCATCGACAAGGACGTGATCAAGCCTGTCACCCCCAAGGAAGACGGTTCTCTGGACTTCCAAGAGGTCAAGGACAATTACGAGAAGGCCCTGGAGTGGCTGAGCGAGACCTATGTCGAGGCCCTGAACATCATCCACTACATGCACGATAAGTACGACTACGAGTCCATTGAGATGGCCCTGCACGACAAGGAGGTCTACCGCACCCTGGGTTGCGGCATGTCCGGCCTGTCCATCGCCGCTGACTCACTGTCGGCTATCAAGTACGCCAAGGTCTACCCGATCTACAACAAGGATGCCAAGGGCACACCTGAGTATGTCGAGGGCGCTGACGACGACCTGATCGTCAACTACAAGACCGTCGGCGAGTTCCCGATCTACGGCAACGACGACGATCGCGCTGACGACCTGGCCAAGTGGACTGTGTCCACCGTTATGGGCCAGATCAAGCGTCTGCCCGTCTACCGTGGCGCTGTGCCGACCCAGTCCATCCTGACCATTACTTCCAACGTGGAGTATGGCAAGAACACCGGGTCCTTCCCCTCCGGCCACAAGAAGGGCACCCCGTACGCTCCCGGCGCCAACCCCGAGAACGGCATGGATTCGCACGGCATGCTGCCCTCCATGTTCTCCGTGGGCAAGATCGACTACGACGACGCCCTGGACGGCATCTCGCTGACCAACACGATCACCCCTGACGGCCTGGGCCGCGATGAGGATGAGCGCATCAACAACCTGGTGGGCATCCTGGACGCCGGCAACGGCCACGGGCTCTACCACGCCAACATCAACGTCCTGCGCAAGGAGCAGCTGGAGGATGCCGTCGAGCACCCCGAGAAGTACCCGCACCTGACCGTGCGCGTCTCGGGCTACGCCGTCAACTTCGTCAAGCTGACTCGCGAGCAGCAGCTCGACGTGATCTCCCGCACCTTCCACCAGGGCGCGGTGACCGACTGA
- the pflA gene encoding pyruvate formate-lyase-activating protein codes for MTETTTFHTTQPHMLKESKVYQSQTLMGGLSGFESPIGLDRHDRMNALRTGDIGFVHSWDINTSVDGPGTRMTVFMSGCPLRCQYCQNPDTWKMRDGQPVYLQAMIDKVARYQDLFKSTGGGITFSGGESMMQAAFVSRVFRAAKEMGVHTCLDTSGFLNRNYTDAMIDDIDLCLLDVKSGDEATYKKVTGGTLAPTIEFGKRLAARGSKIWVRFVLVPGLTDSEENVENVARVCEQFKDAIEHIDVLPFHQLGRPKWHELRIPYPLEDAKGPSAALKDRVKKQLEAHGFVVY; via the coding sequence ATGACGGAGACCACCACCTTCCATACCACACAGCCGCACATGCTCAAGGAATCCAAGGTCTACCAGAGCCAGACCCTGATGGGCGGCCTTTCGGGGTTCGAATCGCCCATTGGACTGGACCGGCACGACCGTATGAATGCCCTGCGCACGGGCGACATCGGATTTGTTCACTCCTGGGACATCAATACCTCAGTGGACGGGCCGGGCACAAGGATGACCGTCTTCATGAGCGGATGCCCCCTGCGCTGCCAGTACTGCCAGAATCCTGACACCTGGAAGATGCGCGATGGCCAGCCCGTATACCTACAGGCCATGATCGATAAGGTGGCCCGTTACCAGGACCTCTTCAAGAGTACGGGCGGAGGAATCACCTTCAGCGGCGGCGAGTCCATGATGCAGGCAGCCTTTGTCTCACGCGTCTTTCGCGCTGCCAAGGAGATGGGCGTCCACACCTGCCTGGACACCTCGGGCTTCCTCAATCGCAACTACACCGATGCCATGATTGACGATATCGACCTGTGTCTGCTGGACGTCAAATCCGGCGACGAGGCCACCTATAAGAAGGTGACCGGCGGCACGTTGGCCCCCACAATCGAATTCGGCAAGCGTCTGGCTGCCCGTGGCAGCAAGATTTGGGTTCGCTTCGTGCTGGTGCCGGGGCTGACCGACTCCGAGGAGAACGTCGAGAACGTCGCGCGGGTGTGCGAACAGTTCAAGGATGCCATCGAGCACATTGACGTGCTTCCCTTCCATCAGCTTGGACGGCCCAAGTGGCACGAGTTGCGCATTCCCTACCCGCTGGAGGACGCCAAAGGCCCTTCGGCGGCCCTGAAGGATCGGGTCAAGAAGCAGCTTGAGGCCCACGGCTTCGTGGTCTACTGA
- a CDS encoding HRDC domain-containing protein, giving the protein MTTDPKTQLLSEPAQGVPSVIDDMAGYRRACRLLSQGSGALAADAERASGFRYGHDDYLVQFKRQGAGIFLLDPPALTQAGCDWSEFNKAVDGAQWIIHDSPQDLPGFYALGMRPSSLFDSELAARMLNLGHYGLSAVTAHYLGLTLAKEHSAADWSYRPLPRDWRNYAALDVELLDQVRSCELEDLRRHGKDEWARQEFTWLLEQGKIPKPEPEQPWRHISHINALHNDRRGLAVARSLWTTRDQLARRNDIAPTLLLPDKAIIEAGRLKPRNNAQFRAIRSLNERVRIHTGGEQDRMFERYAPIQRRVRPSVWKQAILDALHLPAEELPVPPKPRCEETNAPKSMQVWRHRHPERYARLEAARKAVTEVGRQTNTPDEILIKPRYLRNLCWTDQPEKRDVADFLRQEGARPWQVSLLSESLTRAIM; this is encoded by the coding sequence GTGACCACGGATCCTAAGACGCAGCTGCTTTCAGAGCCCGCCCAGGGTGTACCGTCGGTCATCGACGATATGGCCGGATACCGCCGGGCATGTCGGCTGCTGTCCCAGGGGAGTGGTGCGCTGGCCGCGGACGCTGAACGCGCATCAGGCTTCCGCTATGGCCACGACGACTACCTGGTCCAGTTCAAGCGCCAGGGGGCGGGGATATTCCTGCTGGACCCACCGGCTCTGACGCAGGCGGGCTGCGACTGGTCGGAATTCAATAAGGCCGTTGATGGTGCCCAGTGGATCATTCATGACTCCCCCCAGGATCTGCCAGGCTTCTACGCACTGGGCATGAGGCCCTCATCGCTCTTCGACTCCGAGCTGGCGGCCAGGATGCTTAATCTCGGTCATTACGGCCTGTCTGCAGTGACCGCACACTATCTGGGGCTGACCCTGGCCAAGGAGCACTCTGCCGCAGACTGGTCCTACCGCCCACTGCCGCGTGATTGGCGCAATTACGCCGCCTTGGATGTGGAGCTGCTGGATCAGGTGCGATCGTGCGAGCTGGAGGATCTGCGCCGTCACGGCAAGGATGAGTGGGCCAGGCAGGAATTCACCTGGCTGCTGGAGCAGGGCAAAATCCCCAAGCCGGAGCCCGAGCAGCCCTGGCGGCATATTTCGCATATCAATGCCCTGCACAATGACCGTCGAGGCCTTGCTGTGGCCCGTTCGCTGTGGACCACCCGAGACCAGTTGGCCCGGCGCAACGACATCGCTCCGACGCTGCTCCTGCCCGACAAGGCCATCATCGAGGCCGGCAGGCTCAAGCCCCGCAACAACGCCCAGTTCCGAGCCATCAGATCCTTGAATGAACGGGTCAGAATCCACACCGGTGGTGAGCAGGACCGCATGTTCGAGCGCTATGCTCCCATCCAGCGCCGGGTCAGACCCTCAGTCTGGAAACAGGCCATTTTGGATGCGTTGCATCTGCCCGCCGAAGAGCTGCCTGTGCCTCCCAAGCCGCGGTGTGAGGAGACCAATGCCCCTAAGTCCATGCAGGTCTGGCGGCACCGCCACCCGGAACGATATGCCAGGCTGGAGGCAGCGCGCAAGGCGGTGACAGAGGTGGGACGCCAGACCAACACCCCCGACGAGATTCTGATCAAGCCCCGCTACCTGCGCAACCTCTGCTGGACCGATCAACCGGAGAAGCGGGATGTGGCCGACTTCCTGCGTCAGGAGGGCGCCCGTCCCTGGCAGGTTTCGCTCCTGTCAGAGTCCCTGACTCGCGCTATTATGTAA